Sequence from the Phragmites australis chromosome 11, lpPhrAust1.1, whole genome shotgun sequence genome:
GTGCTGTCGAATAATCATTGTAAATTGCTATATGTATTTGTAGTGAGAGGTATCAGAAAAGTTAAGATGTTGCTGCCTGTGTTCTGATGTTGTGCATAGCAAATGCATATGCACACTCCAGAGCCCAGTACACACAGCTTGCCAAAATATTTCTGCCCCAGCTGGTTATGGTGTTCCTGACTCTTATCTGAACATCTTATTTCAGTTATTTGATGTAGTCCTGCAGATTTTATGCATAACTTAAAAATGGCTCGGCTCTGTTATTTAACTCTTCAGCTGCACTTTGTGGGCCCTAGCTGGGAACCATATGAACATCATCACAATCTTATTGTTGGTCTCCCATGGAACTACGAAAAGGCATGCACTGATTAGGGtagataaaaaatttaaaaagatCCAGGGGACATGTGACAGTATAAAGCATCATCTTGTTAAATCAGCTAATAATTGCAGCACACATCAGTCATACATATTGTCGCTGAATATAATACTAGTGTTAATGTTTTAGTTGCTCCAATCAGTTTACATACATAGAAATGAACAAGAACAgtttatataatataatatggtTACGCACATATAGAACGTGGCCAAATAGCATCTTAAGTAGTAAACAAGTCGCCGCCATTAACCGGAACCCCCTTTCTTGGCAAAGAGACCGCTCGGATCACAGGGTGTAGTTGACGTCGATGAAGCTGAGGATCTGGTGGACGGCTCCAGCGATGTCCTCTGCCGAGTATCTTGCCTCGCCGACGATCTGTCATATCGCAGCAATATAATTAATCCGCATGAATCAACATTTCAACACACACTACGTATTCTATGTATGGATCGCGATGTACACACGTGACATACCTTGACGTTGAAGGAGTAGAGGACGGTCTGCTCGATGGTGGTGATGTTGGTGTGCAGGATGGACATCTGCATGTCCTCGAGTGCCGCGATGGTCTTGATCAGCTGCCCGGGCCGGCGGCGGGACAGGATCTTGATCATGGCGTCCGCGCCCAGCGCCCTCACCTCGATGTCCGCCAGGCACGACTTGTtctcggccacctcctcccggaGCCCTCCGCCGCCCGCGTCGAGGTCCAGGACCTTGGCTGCGGCGCCGGCCGACGGCGCCGGAAATGGGAGGCTTGGTGGAAAGAACGGCGGTGGCGCCTGCTGCTGAGTGGACGTTGGCACGCCGGCTCCGGCAGAGTCCACCACTGGGCGTGGCGCCGGCGCGTCGCCAGAGCCGCCGTACAGGCGGCGCCGCTTCTGCGACTCGAGGCACTGGATCAATTGCTCTAACTCCCTGATGAACTCGATGGCGCCTCCTATGATGGATGCTTGGTCTCCCTGCAGCCGCCGTACATGTCAGTCACTTCAGTTATATCAATTCAAGTAGGGAAATTTATATGATGATGAATCTACTCCTTGCTCAACTTACATTTTCTTACAAGGAAAATCAACTAATTCCCCACAAATCACCGTCTTTTCACTTCTCACGTATTTCATTTTTTCATGCCGGTAATTCGATACGCCATCCAATACCCCTACCGCGCGCGTTTAACTGTTCGTCGCAGTTCCTCTTAGTAACCCGGCCCTATATATTAGCTATTAGTGTTACTGTGCCACTGTATATTGTCATCAGGCCTATAACAGTTTGGGGCTTAGATATAAATTTATATTGAATTTTATTGTATAAATAATAGATTATTTTAAGATATAGCCTAAACTTAAGTGGCTCAACCCGAGGCTTAGCTCATGACTTGTTCCTACCCCTAATTGTCACCCAGCCTTAACTCCACTCACACCCTCACTTGGTTAGGGCAGCCTGCCACCACCTCACTTTCTTCTATTGTTGCCATCCCTACCTAATGAATGAACCCTAGTTTCGTGAACCCTGACCTTGAAAGCTCGACAGAGGATCCATGAGGATCGCATGGACGAGGAGAGtaattcaaataaaatctcaaacgAAGAAATGCTGAGTAATGTATACTAGTTCCTTTGAAAAAGTGTTTCAAAGAACAGATCAATGTTGAAGCAAACTACATCCGAATAAATTTTATTTGCATGGTGAAGGACCCTAGCCGTCCAGATTATGTGTGTAAATGTGCAAGtctttactatataaaatacaagtGATTCCAGTATCAGCTCTTTCCTTACTCTACTCCCATCCAATAAACCCCACTAAAATTAAACAATTTACTCATTTTTATCATTCTCCCTCATTTTATCGTCTTTCTAACAGCTACGGATATATGACATATTTTATTAACAATAATAAATGAATAAATCAGAAAGAAAATTAGTATATatctcattttattttttaatcacaTCTAGAATCAAACTACGATATTACTCATGACTTATTCGTCCAGCGATGCTCCTATATCATATtcacatatttatatattaaatttgtactTGATGTTATCTTATCCATTATTTGTGTCTTGGTTGACACCTATACTTAGCTAGTGAGATATATAAATCCCTAGCTCATTTTCCGCTAGCTGCAATTAATATTGTGAAAGCGAGTGAGGTCAGCATAAGTACGTACCCTCTGGACGTAGGATCCTGGCATGAGGGACCTGAGGATCCTGAGGTACTCGTTCATCTGTCGCCGCCGGTTGCGCTCCACGGCGATGTGAGTCATCCGCTGGCTCTCCACCTCCTCGGTCGTCTTCACCGTCCGCGGCCGCTTCCGCCGCCCGCTCTTCCCCTGGTCCCCGCCCTTCTCAGAGcgcccgccgccgtcggccTGCTGCACCAGCGTCGTGCTCTCGGagacgccgccgccgacgtcgTGCGCGCCCCCCTCGTCGGCCGTCTTGCTGCCCTCCTGTTCCGGGTGATTCTGGCCGTCGCCGCGGGGAGGAGCGGTAGGGAGGGACGGCAGGGACTGGAACCTGAAGAAGTagctgtcgtcgtcgtcgtcgtcatcgcaGTCGTCGACGTCCTCGCGGCCGTCGGACGCGGCGGGCTGGTTGAGCGCGAGCCTGGGGCCGAAGTCGGCGAACTGCAGGACGTCGGAGAAGCTGAGCTTGTCTAAGGACACCTGGCTCTGCGGCCCGTTTGGCGGCGGCGCATGGCCCAGCATGTAGTCGACCATCTCGGCGCCACCGCCGGGCTGCTCCTCCGGCGCGCCGTCGAGCGGCGCAAAGCTGTCCAGGTGACTGTGACTCTTCCCCTGCTGTGAACGATCATTATATTACAAACAAGAAATCTTTAGCAGATAGAGAACAGCATCCCGAAgtgaacatgcatgcatgcatggaaccTCGCGGATATGCTTCGTTCCATGCACATGTACCTCTTTGTCCATGATCAGATCACGGcggacacatgcatgcatgcatgcaggctcGATCACACACCGTACAGGGAGCAgcaagaaggagaggaggatgaagaggacGCTAGGCTAGCTAGCCAGCTAGCTTTTGTGTTTGCGTTAGGAGGAGCCTCTCGCTCGCTGTGCGCATGCGCATGCATTAATGAGGAAGCTAGCAAGGGGATGGAGGTGAGCGCGTGGAGACGACGAGGAGGCTGATGAATTCGACCGCCCGCCGCGCGCTTTGACACATCCAGAGCTCCGGCCGGTGAGTTATGTTCTTCACATGCGCGGCGCTCCCCGCCTctgctttttttctttctctccctccccgCTCGCTGGACCGGTCGTCGTTCCTCGCTCGCTCTCCGTCGACGCGTCATGCCTAGATGGATCACGGATCGCTCTCttttgctttctcctttttcccACATGAGATGCATGGGTGGAGGTTTATAGGTCACCGCCCGTGATAATTCTCCTCCGGCGAGACGATCCGGCCGGCTCCACCGTGCGGCTAGTGGACTGGGCCTCGTGACTATAAGATCGGAACGGCCCAATAAAATTCCTGATACGTTCACGTAACATACAGGAAGAAGAAGGTTCGGCTCTTATGGGCCCCCACGCTCACGGGGCCCATCTTACTTAGCGGGTCCATATTACAGATACTGGCCCACGAGGTCCATCTCCGGAATCCAAGCGTTGAGAGGCCACATCATACCAGTCACATTCAACGGCTCCACCCTTTCAACGCGGGGAGGACGGGTCGTCGGTTTCATTTCTCCTTTTGGTCATGCTCTTTCAGCGGTGTGTTTGTCGATGTTGTTTTTAGTATTGATGGCGAAGTTGAAGGTGTCAATATGCTACTTGTCTGGTAAAGTAACGATCGATAGCCGTTTCACAAAGCCCTTCAGCAATGCGAAGGCTTGTTTGTGACACCCTTATGATGCAAAAACTGATGCTTCCTTGCTATCGGAGAGAACGGTTTCTAGTTTT
This genomic interval carries:
- the LOC133884965 gene encoding transcription factor FAMA-like isoform X2, with product MHACVRRDLIMDKEGKSHSHLDSFAPLDGAPEEQPGGGAEMVDYMLGHAPPPNGPQSQVSLDKLSFSDVLQFADFGPRLALNQPAASDGREDVDDCDDDDDDDSYFFRFQSLPSLPTAPPRGDGQNHPEQEGSKTADEGGAHDVGGGVSESTTLVQQADGGGRSEKGGDQGKSGRRKRPRTVKTTEEVESQRMTHIAVERNRRRQMNEYLRILRSLMPGSYVQRGDQASIIGGAIEFIRELEQLIQCLESQKRRRLYGGSGDAPAPRPVVDSAGAGVPTSTQQQAPPPFFPPSLPFPAPSAGAAAKVLDLDAGGGGLREEVAENKSCLADIEVRALGADAMIKILSRRRPGQLIKTIAALEDMQMSILHTNITTIEQTVLYSFNVKIVGEARYSAEDIAGAVHQILSFIDVNYTL
- the LOC133884965 gene encoding transcription factor FAMA-like isoform X1; the protein is MHACVRRDLIMDKEQGKSHSHLDSFAPLDGAPEEQPGGGAEMVDYMLGHAPPPNGPQSQVSLDKLSFSDVLQFADFGPRLALNQPAASDGREDVDDCDDDDDDDSYFFRFQSLPSLPTAPPRGDGQNHPEQEGSKTADEGGAHDVGGGVSESTTLVQQADGGGRSEKGGDQGKSGRRKRPRTVKTTEEVESQRMTHIAVERNRRRQMNEYLRILRSLMPGSYVQRGDQASIIGGAIEFIRELEQLIQCLESQKRRRLYGGSGDAPAPRPVVDSAGAGVPTSTQQQAPPPFFPPSLPFPAPSAGAAAKVLDLDAGGGGLREEVAENKSCLADIEVRALGADAMIKILSRRRPGQLIKTIAALEDMQMSILHTNITTIEQTVLYSFNVKIVGEARYSAEDIAGAVHQILSFIDVNYTL